From a region of the Oncorhynchus tshawytscha isolate Ot180627B linkage group LG14, Otsh_v2.0, whole genome shotgun sequence genome:
- the gmnc gene encoding geminin coiled-coil domain-containing protein 1 — protein sequence MRTAQTCQDLSFVGGQLYDCPYPAPTLADSVDVSTVTLASFWAAGSPDNTACQQESTQRELLSRLDCGTSPPDPNWNDHLSPHLQRNKQLQDTLIQREEELARLQEENNNLKEFLNSSCVKALEEKTKSLLSAQSGDGRRKRNSEIQNLHGVGEFQNLSASQLLLGSQVKRTCRNLSLEFCPEEELACTDSVDLWILQTLGLKDEDTIDTSSTEYSFNCSISSLTKCSSVTDTSDDYCQTTDHKNTAYDSNTDGLCNGASIGLSNDYCFNINSDYSLSTDSGSDFNGTVLSVLYSPSIEVPPNFHVTPYEPPLPQSVNTLSPPDPIQSFRPILATSPNLSQDRSPGLHHTPSLHCRSLSNPIGGDVMNTPLSTPRSQRELAFSVSLNPSSSVRLKTHSFPQGQAFVRKNTQGGWNFTWVPKQGP from the exons ATG CGCACTGCCCAGACTTGCCAAGATCTGAGCTTCGTAGGGGGCCAACTCTACGACTGTCCTTACCCCGCCCCAACGTTAGCAGACAGTGTTGATGTTTCCACGGTGACTCTGGCCTCCTTTTGGGCTGCTGGTTCCCCAGACAACACAGCCTGCCAGCAGGAGTCGACACAGCGGG AACTCCTCTCCCGCTTGGACTGTGGGACCTCTCCACCTGACCCCAACTGGAATGACCACCTGTCGCCACATTTGCAGAGAAACAAGCAG CTTCAAGACACATTGATACAAAGAGAGGAGGAACTGGCAAGACTGCAAGAGGAAAATAACAATCTAAAAGAATTCTTAAACTCCTCATGTGTGAAAGCCTTGGAGGAAAAAACGAAG AGCCTTCTCTCTGCTCAGAGTGGCGATGGGAGGAGGAAGCGGAATTCTGAAATCCAGAATCTGCATGGTGTTGGAGAATTCCAGAACCTCAGTGCCAGTCAGCTGCTCCTTGGTTCCCAGGTGAAACGGACCTGCCGGAACTTGTCCCTGGAGTTTTGTCCCGAAGAGGAGCTAGCCTGCACCGATTCTGTGGACCTGTGGATCTTGCAGACCTTGGGCCTGAAGGACGAGGACACCATCGATACATCATCCACTGAATACAGCTTCAACTGCTCCATTAGCTCCCTCACCAAATGCAGCTCTGTCACAGACACCTCTGATGACTACTGCCAAACAACCGATCACAAAAATACAGCTTATGACTCAAATACTGATGGCCTGTGCAATGGTGCCAGTATAGGACTATCCAATGATTACTGCTTTAACATCAACAGTGACTACAGTCTCTCTACAGACTCAGGCTCTGACTTCAATGGAACTGTGCTGTCTGTCCTATACAGCCCTAGCATAGAAGTCCCCCCCAATTTTCATGTCACCCCTTATGAACCCCCACTGCCCCAATCGGTCAACACTCTCTCACCACCTGATCCAATACAGTCATTCAGGCCCATCTTAGCCACCTCCCCCAACCTGTCTCAAGACAGGAGTCCCGGGCTGCACCACACTCCCAGCCTGCACTGCCGTAGCCTCTCCAATCCCATAGGGGGTGACGTGATGAATACCCCATTGTCTACCCCACGTAGCCAGAGAGAGCTGGCCTTTAGCGTGTCCCTAAACCCTTCCAGCAGCGTCAGACTCAAGACACACAGCTTTCCTCAGGGACAGGCCTTCGTCCGCAAGAACACCCAGGGAGGCTGGAACTTTACCTGGGTCCCCAAACAAGGCCCGTAA
- the LOC112267025 gene encoding beta-crystallin A1-2-like: protein MALTTPNPMGPWKITVYDQENFQGKRMEFTASCQNIMECGADNIRSLKVECGAWVGYEHSSFSGQQFVLERGEYPRWESWSGSNAYHIERLMSFRPVCSANHKESKIVVFERENFIGKQWEMNDDYPSLQAMGWGNNEIGSMQVQSGAWVCYQFPGYRGYQYIMECDRHGGEYKHYREWGSHAQTFQVQSLRRIQQ from the exons ATGGCGCTGACTACTCCTAACCCAATGGGACCATGGAAG ATCACAGTCTACGACCAGGAGAACTTCCAGGGAAAGCGTATGGAGTTCACTGCTTCCTGCCAGAACATCATGGAGTGTGGCGCGGACAACATTCGCTCACTGAAGGTCGAGTGTGGAGC CTGGGTTGGGTACGAGCACTCCAGCTTCTCTGGGCAGCAGTTTGTGTTGGAGCGTGGAGAGTACCCTCGCTGGGAGTCCTGGAGCGGCAGCAACGCCTACCACATTGAGAGGTTGATGTCCTTCCGCCCAGTCTGCTCTGCC AACCATAAGGAGTCCAAGATTGTGGTGTTTGAAAGGGAGAACTTCATTGGCAAGCAGTGGGAGATGAACGATGACTACCCCTCCCTGCAGGCCATGGGCTGGGGCAACAACGAGATCGGATCCATGCAGGTCCAGAGTGGAGC CTGGGTATGCTACCAGTTCCCCGGTTACCGTGGCTACCAGTACATCATGGAGTGCGACCGTCATGGCGGAGAGTACAAACACTACAGGGAGTGGGGCTCCCACGCTCAGACCTTCCAGGTCCAGTCTCTGCGTCGCATCCAGCAGTGA